The Streptomyces sp. NBC_00775 genome includes the window CGATCGTCCACCGCTGGAGCGAGGCGGTGCCCGCCCCGTAGGGCCCGTCGGAGCCGCGGCCGGCGACATAGAAGGGGGCCGGGTAGGTCGTCATGTCGACGACCACGGACGAGCCTTCGTCGTACGCGTTCAGGGTGTGCGAGTAGTAGACCGGATCGACCTCGAACCAGCGGACCTCGCCACCGGCACGCGGCAGCAGGCCGACCCGCGTCGGGTGCTTCTCGTTCCAGACGTACGGCACGATGTCGCCCCGCTCGGCCCCCGCGGGGTCGAAGGTGATGGGCAGGTCGAAGATCACGACGTACTTCTCGGTGAGCGCGAAGTCGTGCATCATCGGCGCGTCCGCCACCGGGATCCTCGTGGTCCGTACGAGCCGGCCCGTGTGGTCGATGACCTGGTGTCGGACGTGGTCCCAGGCCGGGTAGTAGGCGATCGCGTGCAGCTCGCCGGCCGCCGCGTCGAACTTGGTGTGCGCGGTGAAGGCCCCCTTGAGGGTGGAGCGGAAGTCGTACGTGCCCACCGTGTTGAGCTCGTGGTCGAGTTCGTACGGCAGCGGCCCGCTCTCCTGGAGCGCCAGGATCCGTCCCTTGTACCCGATCACATGGGTGTTGCAGGGGAAGTCGTCCGGCGGGACGGGCCCGGGGTACGGCTCGCCGAGCTTCTTGGCCACGGAGGCCGAGCGGACCCAGCGGTTGCGGTACCACTCGGCGCGGCCCTCGCGCAGCCGCACGCCGTGCACCATGCCGTCGCCGAGCATCCAGTGGTGGGCACGCGGGTCCTCAAGTCCCAGGACATTGGGGCCGTTTCGGAGGAAGCGGCCGTTCAGCTCACGGGGGATCCGGCCGGTGACCGGCAGATCGAACGCCGTCAGCTCCTCGGTGACGGGCTTGAACGCGCCCTCCAGGAAAGGGAATTGGTGCGTGTCCTGTGCGCGGGGTCCGGCTGTCGCAGCCCGGCCGCTCACGCCACCGACGAGCCCCGCGGCCGCCGTGACCGCCGCGCCCCGCAGTACCGTGCGCCGTGTGTGATCCGTCATCTCCGTACTCCTGCCTCGCAGTTCTCGTGCTGGACATCCACGAGTCTGCGGCGGGCCAGCGGCCCGGTCAGGAGTGCTGGAGCCCCTCTGGGGGTGGTGTCAGACCCCCTCTTCAAAGGTGTCGAGGAGCGCCATCAGCGCCCGCGCCGCCGGACTGGTGGCCTCCGGCGGCGGCAGCATGGCGACGGTCTCGTACACCGCCTCGCCGGTGCCCTTCAGGGGGAGCGCGGTGAGCCCCTCGCGCTTGTGGCGGAAGTGGCGCGGTACGACGGCGATGCCGAGGTTCTCGTCGATCAGGTCGAGGAGGCTGTGCACGTCGTTCACCTCCAGTGAGACCGTCCGCCGCACACCCGCCGCCGCGAAGGCCGCGTCGGTGGTGCGCCGCGGCCCCCAGTCCGGGTGGAAGTCGACGAAGGTCTCGCCGCTCAGGTCCTCCGGCGTGAACGCGACGCCCGCCGTGGCGAGCCGGTGGGACGGGTGGCACAGCACGGTCATCGGCTCGCTGGCCAGCGACACGGACCGCAGCTGGTCGGTGTCCGCCTGCGTGCGATAGGCGAAGGCCAGGTCCAGGCGCCCGGCGGCGACCTCCTCCGCCAGCTCGCCCGACCCCGCCTGCCGCAGCCGGACCTCCACATCCGGGTGACACCGCCGGAAAGCGGCGAGCAGCCCCGCCACATGCACACCCGCGATGCACTGCTCGGTACCCAGCGCCAGCGTCCCGCGCAGCACGCCCTGCACGGCCGCCACCGCCTCATGGGCCGCCCGCACCTGAGCCAGGATCCGCACCGCCTCGCCCAGCAGCGCCCGCCCGGCCTCCGTGAGCGTCACCCGGCGGGTCGTCCGCACGAACAGCGGGGTCTGGAGCTCCCGCTCCAGCGCCCGGATCGAGGCCGAAAGGCCCGACTGGGACACCAGCAACCGCTCGGCGGCCCGGGTGAAGTGCTGGTCCTCGGCGACGGCGACGAAGTGCTGAAGGTGGCGCAGTTCCATCGGACTCCTCCCTCGGGACCGTGTGGCTTCGCTCCGCGCAATGGTAGAGCCGGGCTCTGTGCGGCCCGGCGGCCGATCCCCCGGAGCCGTGTGATCACCGGGCTCCGACCAGGGAAGCCAGCGCGGCCGTGACGGTCGCGGCGAGCGTGAGGGTCGCGGCGAAGGCGATCGCGGCGCGGGTCACCGCGGTGGGGTACGTGGCCCGGTCCCGGCGGGCGAGGTAGCCGGCCCCCGCTCCCGCCAGTGCGGCGACCACGAGCACGAGAGCACAGGCGATGACGATCAGGACAGTGTGGTCGGACACGGCGTCGTTCCTCCGAAGCGCTGCGGGTGTTACCGCTGTGGAATCTCGCGAAGAAATTGTTCGCCGGGGACCGGCCGGGCGATGATGAACACCGACGAACACGCAGGACGACGGCTGAGGGTGGGCGCCGCGCAGTGGCGGGGGAATTCAACGATCCGGCGAGCGCACGCGCCGAGTTGCGCAGCCGACTGGAAACCGGCAGGGCCGCGGCAGGTGTCACCATCACCCAGCTCGCACGACGTGCCGGCCTCGGGCGCACCACGGTCAGCGAGGCATTCAGCGCCTCCGCGTCCGCGCTCGTCCCCTCCGCGCAGACCGTCGGCGCCCTCGCCGCCGCTCTCGGCCTGGTACCCCGTCCCCTGCTCGACCTGCGGGCCGCAGCGTGCGAGACCGGACCGTCGGCACCCGGCCGAGCGGCGGGGCAGGGTGGGATGGGGCGGCCGATCAAGGACTGGAACCCGCACGACCTCGAAGTCCATCCCGCCGTCGAAGTC containing:
- a CDS encoding carotenoid oxygenase family protein, which encodes MTDHTRRTVLRGAAVTAAAGLVGGVSGRAATAGPRAQDTHQFPFLEGAFKPVTEELTAFDLPVTGRIPRELNGRFLRNGPNVLGLEDPRAHHWMLGDGMVHGVRLREGRAEWYRNRWVRSASVAKKLGEPYPGPVPPDDFPCNTHVIGYKGRILALQESGPLPYELDHELNTVGTYDFRSTLKGAFTAHTKFDAAAGELHAIAYYPAWDHVRHQVIDHTGRLVRTTRIPVADAPMMHDFALTEKYVVIFDLPITFDPAGAERGDIVPYVWNEKHPTRVGLLPRAGGEVRWFEVDPVYYSHTLNAYDEGSSVVVDMTTYPAPFYVAGRGSDGPYGAGTASLQRWTIDVAHGRVRTRTIDDRPQEFPRIREELVSRRHRYAYTAAAADMTLAYLTLDGNPPDRAFGNALIKHDLCRGTTQVHRLPRDAAAGEAVFVPSQGARAEDDGYAIAYVHNPDRGAADLVILAAQDFTGEPVARIHLPGRVPLGFHGSWIPDA
- a CDS encoding LysR substrate-binding domain-containing protein produces the protein MELRHLQHFVAVAEDQHFTRAAERLLVSQSGLSASIRALERELQTPLFVRTTRRVTLTEAGRALLGEAVRILAQVRAAHEAVAAVQGVLRGTLALGTEQCIAGVHVAGLLAAFRRCHPDVEVRLRQAGSGELAEEVAAGRLDLAFAYRTQADTDQLRSVSLASEPMTVLCHPSHRLATAGVAFTPEDLSGETFVDFHPDWGPRRTTDAAFAAAGVRRTVSLEVNDVHSLLDLIDENLGIAVVPRHFRHKREGLTALPLKGTGEAVYETVAMLPPPEATSPAARALMALLDTFEEGV